TGCACCAATATTTTTTAACGGAGCAAAAATAGCAGAACGAGCACCAACAACCACTTGTGCTTCTCCCCGCTCAACTTTGCGCCATTCATCGTACCTTTCCCCATTTGAAAGGCCTGAGTGAAGAATGGCTACTTTCTTTCCAAAACGCGAAATGAAGCGGTTTGTAACTTGTGGTGTCAAGGAAATCTCAGGCACTAACATAATGGCTGTCTTGCCACGGCTGAGCGCCTCTTGAATGACCTGCAAATAAACCTCTGTCTTACCACTACCTGTCACTCCTTCTAGCAGAAATGGCTTACCACCCTGCCCAATCTGCTGCGTGATAGCTTGAACCGCAGCTTCCTGCTCTTCATTTAGCACCAATGCAGAATCTGTTGCAACATTTTCAAAATAAGCCTCAGAACGACTAACTTCTTTTTCGATGATTTGTACAGCCTCTTGCTCCACAAAATAATGAATGACCTCTCTTGAAAAATGCTCTTTCAAATCCGCCAAACGGTACATGTCAGTCTGACCTTGCAAAACGTCTCGCAAGGCTTGCTTTTTTTTCGCCCGTTGGGGAATGACTAGCTGCTCCAAAATTTCTTGATTAACTTGATACCATTTTTCTGTTTTAATATGCTTTTGATCTATCGCTTGGTATTCTACCTGAATCGCCCCTTGCCGTGTCAAACGCATTACCTTAGCTTGCAGCTCTTTATCAAGCGATGAGAAATGCTGCTGATCTGCATTGCCAAAAATGAGCAGTCGATCTTCTTTATTCAAAGAAGGTTGCGCATGAAGAATCTTATCATAGCTAGAATTCAAAAATCCCGGCAACATAGCTTTTAAAATTGAAATTTTGTAAGAAAAGACAGATTTTCTCAATTCTTCTGCCAACCACAGCTGCTCCTCATTTAAAACTGGCGTAAAGTCCAAAACCTCTGCAATCTCTTTCAATTCTGGTGTCGTTTCTTCTGTCAGCTCTACGACAATCCCCTGAATCAAGCGATTGGCTTTCCCAAAAGGCACATGCACACGCATACCAACTTCTAGCATAGTTGAAAATTCTTTCGGAACCGTATAACTGTAAGGTTTATCAGTCTGCATTAAAGGGACATCCACAATGACTTTTGCAAGTTGCACATTCTCACCACCTCTCACTTCTCATTAAAAGAAAAAATAAGATTGAGCTGACCCAACCTTAAATCTTTTCACCCTCTTCTTTTTCCTTCGCAATTTGTTCTTTGATTTTACGTTCTTCTTCTTCTCTGCGCAAGCGTTCTTCCTCAGCACGTCGACGAACTGCTTCTCGCTTGCCTTCAGGATCTGGGTGAATCCCGACATTGCCAGATTCGATTTCTTCTAAAGCACGAAGTGTCGATTTGACGGACTTAAACTCTTGAGTCGGAGCTGCTCCTTCTTCCAATTCATGAGCACGTTTTGCTTCAAGAATCACCAAGGAGTATTTTGAAGGCACCTTATCAAGCAAGGTGTCAATTGAAGGTTTTAACATCATAATCTTGTACCTAATTTCTAAATTCTTATCTTACTGAAAGTTGTTCTGACAACATATCTTGATAGTGACCTATAACACGTTCCACTCGGAAATGTTCAGCTTCAATGACGCGTTTGACGCGCTCAGCCGCTAACGGAACTTCATCATTGACAATCGCATAGTCATATTCGCGCATGAGAGCAATTTCTTCTCTTGCTTTGGCAATGCGTTTGGCGATTACTTCGGCACTATCTGTTCCACGTCCCACTAAGCGATCTTGCAATTCCGCCAAATCAGGTGGTGTCAAAAAGATAAAGACAGCATCTGGAACTTTTTTCTTCACCTGAAGCGCCCCTTGAACTTCAATCTCAAGGAAAACATCAATTCCTTTATCTAAGGTTTCATTCACATAGGTCAAAGGAGTTCCATAGTAGTTGCCAACATACTCTGCATATTCCAACATCTGACCTTGTCGAATCAACTCCTCAAACTCTTCTCGCGTACGGAAAAAATAGTCAATCCCGTCCACTTCACCGGGACGTTGAGCACGAGTTGTCATGGACACAGAGTATTGAAACTGATTGTCTGAGCTTTCAAAAATCTCACTTCGAACCGTTCCCTTCCCCACACCTGAGGGACCAGAAAAAACGATTAACAAGCCACGATCCGCCATCATATCTCCTTCATTGTCTTTCTATCTAGTGTAACAAAAAAGCAGTATTTTTTCAACTGCTTTTTAGCATAGGTAGATGCTTGTTTTCTGAGAAAACAATGCAAGTCACTCTTACTTGCCTAAAATTATACATTAGTTAGATAAACATTCATTCTTAGTAATGTCTATTTGGCATAATCCACAGCACGCATTTCCCGAATGACCGTTACTTTGATATTTCCTGGATATTCGAGGTTGTTTTCAATCTTTTCACGCACATCATGAGCCAAGATAGTAATCTTATCGTCTTTGATTTGACCAGGATTGACCATAATCCGAATCTCACGACCTGCTTGTAAAGCAAAACTATTTTTCACGCCCTCAAAGCTATTGGCAATTTCTTCCAAATCTTGCAGGCGCTTGATATAGCTTTCAAGGGATTCGCTACGAGCACCTGGACGAGCCGCACTAAGCGCATCGGCTGCTGCAACAATAACTGCAATCACACTTTCAGGTTCTACATCACCATGATGACTGGCAATTGTATTGACCACAATTGGATGTTCCTTATACTTACGAGCCAATTCTGTTCCAATTTCCACATGGCTACCTTCCACTTCACGGTCAATAGCCTTTCCAATATCGTGAAGGAAGCCTGCACGGCGAGCTAAGTTAGCATTTTCACCGAGTTCACTTGCAATGACACCAGACAACTTAGCAACTTCAACAGAATGACGCAATACATTTTGCCCATATGACGTACGGAATTGCAAGCGTCCCATAATCTTCATCAAATCCGGATGTAAGTTTGGTGCACCGATTTCATAAGCCGCTGCTTCACCATATTCACGAATCTTATGGTCAATTTCCAGACGATTCTTCTCTACTAATTCTTCAATGCGAGCTGGGTGGATACGACCGTCTTTCAGCAGGGCTTCCATTGTCATGCGTGCAATTTCACGTCGAATAGGATCAAAACCAGATAAAGTCACCACTTCTGGTGTGTCATCAATAATGACATCAATACCCGTTAAACTTTCAAAGGTTCGAATATTCCGACCTTCACGTCCAATAATGCGACCTTTCATCGTATCATCCGGCAGATGAACTGTTGAATTGGTTTGCTCCGCAACATAGTCACCTGCAATCCGTTGCATGGCTTGGACTAAAATATCCTTTGCCATTTTATCAGAACGTTCTTTGACTTCTTGCTCTGCTTCACGAATACGCGTCGCAATTTCCTTTGATAACTTATCCTCAGTCTGAGTGAGAATGATATCTCTGGCTTCAGTTTGTGAAAGTGAAGCAACACGCTCTAATTCTGCTTCTTTGTGCTGCTCCAACTCTGTCAGTTTGTTTTCACGCGCCTCAAGGTTTTTGTTTCTATCAGAAATACTTTGTTCTTTCTGCTCGAGTGTTTTTTCTTTGTTGGTCAAATTGTCATCTTTACGATCAAGACTTGTCGCACGTTCTGTCAAACGACTTTCCAATTGCTTCAATTCTTGACGATCAGATTTAAATTCTGCCTCAACTTCTTCTCGATATTTTCTGGCTTCTTCTTTTGCCTCTAACAGTGCTTCTTTTTTAAGGGATTTACTTTCGCGCTTCACTTCTTTTAATAACAAATCCGCTTCGCGCTCAGCTTGTCCACGTAAATTAGTTGCTTCTTGTTCAGCATTTAAAAGAGTAAGTTCCGCAGCTTCTTTCGCTGATTTCATGCGAGCTGTAATACTTACATATCCAATGACTAAACCAATGATGACGGCAAAAACACCTGCAAAAATCATTTCCATGTTTTTACCTCAAATTATTGATATTGAATTGTAAAATTCTTAATTATTTTATCATAAAAATCAATTTTTCACAAACTAAATTCTTATAAATACGTGACGGTTTTCACATTCTTTTTTGCGAATCCTTTTTCCTGACAGGCTTTGTTAAGCAGAAAATTTTTTCTTTGCTAGAGCAAAATATGGTATAATTTATTAAAAGTAAAAGGAGTTCTATTTATGGTCAAAGAAGTCATTGTTGAAAGTTTTGAGTTGGATCACACGATTGTCAAAGCCCCCTACGTACGCTTGATTGGCGAAGAGGTGGGACCTAAAGGGGACATCATTTCCAACTTTGATGTTCGTCTGGTACAGCCTAATGAAGATGCCATTCCGACCGCTGGACTTCATACGATTGAACATCTGCTAGCTAAGCTCATTCGTACTCACATTGATGGTATGATTGATTGCTCACCTTTTGGTTGTCGGACAGGATTTCACATGATTATGTGGGGTCAGCATAGCTCAACTGAAATTGCCAAAGTCATCAAGGCAGCTTTAGAGGAAATTGCTGAAATCACTACTTGGGAAGATGTCCCTGGTACGACTATTGAATCTTGTGGCAATTACAAAGATCACAGCCTCTTTTCCGCTAAAGAATGGTGCAAACTAATCCTAGAAAAAGGCATTTCTGATGATGCCTTCGAGCGTCATCTTGTGTAAATTAAAAAATGAGGTCGGGACAAAAGTTCCCAGCCTCATGCATTTTATAGTTTAGCTTGCAAGACGCAGTGGTTGGTTGGATATCCTTATTCCTAATCATACCGGTGATAGCGGCTATCCTAACCAACTGTGCGGAAAGTGGGACGACGAAATCACATTCTTCGAATGATTGATTTCTGTCCCACTCTCGTTTTTTTTATTGACGAATCAAATAATCAAATGCTCCCAAAGCTGCCGTCGCTCCTGAACCCATTGAAATAATGATTTGTTTATAAGCGCTATCTGTACAATCACCTGCTGCAAAAATTCCTGGCACATTTGTTGCACCATGTTTGTCAACAATAATTTCACCACGTTCATTAAGAGCAACTGAACTATCTTTGAGCCAGTCTGTATTTGGTAAAAGACCAATTTGAACAAAGACACCGCTGAGTTCAATTTTATGTTCTTCATTATTCGCACGATCGAGATAAGTAATGGCTTCAACTTGATCGGAACCATGAATTTCTTTTGTAGCTACATTGGTTAGAACTGTCACGTTTTTAAGTTGCTGTACCCTGTCTTGCAATACTTGATCGGCTTTCAAAGTTGGTAGAAATTCTAACACATAAACATGCTCTGCCAGACCAGCTAAGTCAATTGCTGCTTCAATTCCAGAATTTCCTCCACCGATAACAGCCACTTTTTTACCTGTAAAAATAGGACCATCGCAATGTGGACAATTAGTTACACCTTTGGTTCGGAATTCTTCTTCACCAGGAACATTAACATTTCGCCAGCGAGCACCAACAGAAAGAACTGCTGTTTTCGCTTTCAGAACAGCTCCATTTTCAAGCTCCACTTCAATCAAATCCTTTTTCTCAATGTTCTTCACACGTTGATTCTTCATGATATCAATTGGATATTTCTTGGCATGTTCTTCTACCTGCGCCATCAGCTTAGGTCCTTCTGTATAAGGCGTACCAATCATATTTTCGATACCGACAGTCTCCATAACTTGTCCACCGAAAGTTTCAACGACCATACCTGTACGAATTCCCTTACGAGCAGCATAAATAGCTGCGCTGCTTCCTGCAGGTCCGCCCCCAACAACCAACACATCAAATGGTTCTTTTTTGTCAAATTCTTCACTTGAAGCAGGTCCAGAAATCTTGTCGAGCAGTTGCTCAATGGTCATACGACCATTTGCAAATTCTTCACCATTTAGAAAAACCGTTGGGACAGCCATGATCTTTTTGTCTTCAACTTCTTGTCTAAACATGCCCCCTTCAACCATTGTGTGGCTGATAGTTGGATTCAGCACAGCCATTGTATTCAGTGCTTGAACAACGTCTGGACAATTATGACAGGTTAAGCTGACATAAGTTTCAAAATGAAGCGGCTGCTTAATAGCTTGAATTCGTTTTATAACAGCATCTTCTACTTTTGGTGCGCGACCAGAGACTTGCAGCAAAGCCAGCACAAAAGATGTAAATTCATGCCCTAAGGGAAGTCCTGCAAACTGCACACGACCTGCTTGACCAACTTGTGTCACAGTAAAACTTGGTTTACGGTTAGTTTCTGTATTTTCTAGTGATAAGCGAGGAGACATCGCTACAATTTCATCTAGAAAAGCCCGAACCTGATCAGAACGCTCATCTTGACCTAAAGAAGCTTGAAATACAACATCAGATTCTAGAAGCTCCAAATACTGCTTCAGTTGCGCTTTAATTGTTTCATCTAAAGCCATATAAGCCTCCTTAAATTTTACCAACTAAATCAAGACTTGGAGTCAGCGTTTCAATTCCTTCTTTCCACTTAGCTGGACACACTTCACCTGGATGGCTACGTACATATTGTGCAGCATGGATTTTGTCAATCAAGACAGACGCATCACGACCAATACCATCTGCATTGATTTCAAGCGCTTGAACAACACCATCTGGATCGATGATAAAGGTACCACGTTGAGACAGCCCGCTTTCATCTAACACGTCAAAACCAAGTGAAATAGTGTGAGATGGATCTCCAATCATAATGTACTCAAGTTTTCCAATGGCATCTGAATAATCATGCCAAGCTTTATGTGTAAAATGCGTATCTGTTGAAACAGAATAAACTTCCACACCTAGTTCTTTAAGAGCTGCATACTGCTCTTGCAAATCCTCCAACTCAGTCGGACAAACAAATGAAAAATCAGCAGGATAGAAGCAAACGACGCTCCAATGACCTTTTAAATCTTCACTAGAAACTGTGATAAATTTCCCGTTTCCAGCGTGATAAGCATCTGCTGTAAACTCGACAATTTCCTTACCAATAAGTGACATAAGATTACCTCCAAAATTAGTTTTATAATAAAATAAAAATCTTATAAGCCCATTATAGCCTATAAGATTTTTAGTGTCTAATATCTTGCTTGAAAACGTTTCCTAATAATCCAAAGCATCTGCGTAACCCGCGCCATTTCCTACAAAATAACCCGTTTTACAGTTAATACTAAAGAGGTAGGTTCCGTCCGTTCTAAATAAATTGTAATAACCATTTCCGTTGATAATATTCACACGTTCAAGAATATAATTATCTCCTGTGAAATAGCCACGTTCCCGTGAGGTTGCTAAGATTTTTTCTAACACACCAGGATTGAAATTCCAAGCTGGATTATTACTGTCGTTAATTTTAGTTTGGTCGTATGGTACTCGACTTAAATGACGCTGTAAATTCGTGCCTGACGCTGGTGCTGCTGGAGCAGTTGTTTGCGCTGGTACAGAAGCTGGTTGTTCTGCTACAGGTGCTTGAGCGGAGCTTTGTGACGGTGCAGCGGCAGCCTCAGATTGAGGAGCAGAGGTTTGTTGACTCTTTCCTAAGCTAATCGCAGATTTCAACACCTTATCCAAGTCCGTATTTCCAGTTGTGACATCTGTAAATTTGGCATCACTTTTAATCTTCGCCTTTGTATCTAAAACACCGTCTGTAATAGCTGCTGAGGTGAACTGTGCATTCACATTTTGAACAGCCTCAACTTGTTTGACCAAGCTATCGTATTTTGCTTTGGCAACATTGTACTCGTTGGTGTTTTTTAATTTTTCTAGTGCTGCTTTTAGTTTGTTTAAGTTTCCGAAACTGCTGTTTTTCAAAGCCAATTTATTGGCATCTGTAAAGAATGAATCATAAAGGCTGTTGAAAGCTTTCAAATTCTTATTTTCAGAGCTAGAAGTAGTAGAAGATTTACTGGTTTGGCTCGTTGAATTTGTAGCTGGCTTTGCTTGCTTTCTATTCAACGACAGATAAACAGTCCCACCGATTAGAGCCAGTAAAGCAACACTCGCTGCAGAATAGAGGACTTTCTTATTTTTATAAAATGGAACTTTCTCCGTTTCCATTTCTTCATCTAACGCTGTAAAAGTCGGATAGCTTTCCGTTGACTCAGTTGAACTCACAGGAATATCATCCATTTCAGGCTGAATTGGTTCCATTATTTTTGTCTCAGCCTCTAACTCCTCTGGAGTTTGTGTACTGTTTTCTTCCGAAGTTTCTTGCGGTTCTGCTTCGCTGGCTGCAAGTGCAGCTACTGTTTCATCAAAGGCAGACTCCTCAGACGCTACCTCTGCAGATTCTAGGGGGGCTTCCTCTTGAACCTCATCGTGCATCTCCTGGATAAATTCTGCTAAGTCTAACTGGCTCAGTTGTTCTTGATCTTCTGCTTCAGACATTTCTTCTGCAGATTGAGCCGAAAATTTCCCAGCTTCAATTTCTTGACGGTGCTGTTTAATGTATTTATCCAGCACATTATCCTCTTCCGTCACTCCTGCTTCAAGTTCTTCGCTTTTTCGAGCAGCTTGACCAACTGTCATTTCTTTAGCTGTTTCAAAATCAAGAATTGATTCTTTTTCTTCTTGTTCTGGCAAATGTTTTTCGTCTTTACTCACGGCAAATCCTTTCTAATCTATCTGACGTTTGATTCTCTGACCAAAATATTGGTACAAATCAACTTTTAAAGTCCCGTTATAGAGTTTTCGTTTTTTATCGGCTTGACTGCCAAATTTTGCTTCAAACGCTTCATCACTCGTCAAGATAAACTTGCTCCACGTTTTTAGTGGTGCAAAAGTCTGCCCCATTTCTTGATAAAGCTTGGTTACAGAATCATCATCCAGCAATCTCTCTCCATAAGGGGGATTGGAAACAATGACACCATTTATCTTGTCGGTATGCAAATCCTGCAAGCGCATTTGCTTGAAAAGAATCTGCTCAGAAACACCTGCTTCTTCGGCATTTCGTTTAGCAATCTCCACCATTCGTGCATCAATATCAGATCCTAAAATATCAAGCTGAATATCTTGCTTGATTTGCTCTAAAGCTCTAGCGCGAACATGCCTAATCAAGTCTGAATCAACCCAATTCCACTCTTCAAACGCAAAATGGCGATGAAGCCCCGGTGCCATATTCATGCCAATCATAGCTGCCTCAATACAGAAAGTTCCTGAACCACATGTCGGATCAATCAAGGGCTTATCTGGATACCAATTGGATAAGAGCAGAATCGCAGCCGCCATATTTTCTTTAATCGGTGCGCCACCTTTTTCAGCCCGATAGCCACGTTTAAAGAGACTAGAGCCTGTCGTATCGATTAAAACAGTTGCCACGTCTTTCAAAATAGAAACTTCAATCTTGAACTCAGCTCCATTTTCCATTAGGGGAACACCCTCTGGTCGAGCATAGTGCTTTTGCAACTTTTTGACTACTGCTTTTTTAGAAATAGCTTGCACACTTGGTTCATTGTGAAGTTTTGATTTGACACATTTTGCCTTGGCAATTGGAAATTTTGCTCCAAGCGGTAAATAGTTTTCCCAATCCAAAGCAAAAACACTCTGGAATAATTCCTCAAAGGTCTTAGCCGGAAAACTGCCAACAACAATCTTAATGCGGTCTGCTGCACGCAACCAGAGATTAGTTTCAATAATGGTTTCAACAGTTCCGTCAAAACGCACGCGACCATTTTCCACTTGACATTCTAAGCCAAGATTTCTGATTTCACGACCAACCACAGCCTCTAAACCAGCCGCAGCAGTCGCAATCAACTTAAATTTTGTTTTCATTCGTCCTCTCAAAATAAAAGCTAGCATAATACGCTAGCTAAACCTATATGCAACTTTCTATAAGCCATGTTTTGTTCCAGAAATAACTAGGTATCATTTCCTTCGATAATCATCTGTCTACTGTTTCCAGTCAGAATGCTGCGTTCGTTTCCACGCATTCCGTGCCCCGACCAAAGTTTGGGTTGCTAGCTTGAGGGGTTTACCGCGTTCCACTTCTTGTGTTTCCACAAAAACTACGTCACTGTGGCACTTTCAGGACTATTCCAGCATATCCAGAGACGTAGCTGTTTCGTCCGCCGTAACGATTTCTCGTCCCTAGGCTTATTGTTTCACCTAGCACAAACACTACGGGCATCACAGCCCGTGCTAGCATGGACTTTCCTCATGAAAAGACGACTCTTCACGCGATTATCCAAAAATTGCACATTACTTATTAAATTTCGTTATTTAAGATTTGCTTGCCGAATACTTCTTTTTCCAAACGATTTAAGCGTTTTAAAATATCAAAATTTGTCAGCGTAGCAGATGCCACTTGAGGGGTTTCCATGATAGATTGCGTCAAAGGTGAAGTTGCCGCCTCATTTGACTTTTTAGCGAGTTCTGCTTTCAAACGAGCATTTTCTTCACGCAGTTCCTTTACCAAAGCAGCATACGTTTCGTAATCTTTAATGACATTATCTAAAAATTCGTCCACTTCAACCTTGCTATATCCACGGACGCCAACTTTAAAATCTTGATCAAAAATATCTTTCGGTGTGTAAATAATACTAGCCATTTCTCTCTCCATTCTCGTTCATTACTTTAATTATATAAAAAATGAACCGCAAAAATCAAGGTTAAACATCTAATTTTCGGAAAAATTTTCTGCGACCTCATTCAAGTCATCAAATGTTAATTGTTTGATAAAATATTGTTCTTGTTTCTTCATCATTTGGTAAAGATGTTTTAAATTTGTTTCATTTTCTTCATCGTAAAAAATATAAGCCCCGTCTGTATTACTGAGTAGAAAGTGATTGTAATCACGAAATTGGCTGGGATTTTCATAATGAGGATAGGCGTATTTAACAAAATCCACCTGTTTAAAACGACTTAATTTTTCTTGATTGGCTTCATTCCAGCTTTCACCTTGATTCTCAAAAGTAAAAATCGTCGCAATTTGAAAATCGTAATCTTGCTGCAATTCTTTTGCAACCTCTAGTGTCCAAACTTCAAAACCTAAATTCCCAGTGAAAATCAGCCACTCCGCACCTTCTTCCAATAAACGCGTTAAATCTCGCTGAATGGCTTTTTTAATAATCTTGATTCGAGGGTCTTTGTCATTAAAAATTCCCAAATCAAAATTCCGATAACCCACTATTAGTACGCTAACCACTTAAATTATCCCTTTATTTCCTTTTTTATGTTATAATAGAGTGATGTTATTGTACCAATAAGGAGATATATGGTCAACTATCCACATAAAGTTCCCTCTCGAAATTCATTAAGACTTCCCAAAAAGAAGTCCGTTGACTTTGCGAATCGGGGAATGTCGTTTGAAAAAATGATCAATGAAACGAATGATTATTATCTTAGTCACGATTTAGCGGTCATTCACAAGAAGCCGACCCCTATTCAGATTGTAAAAGTGGATTATCCCAGACGTAGTCAGGCAAAAATTGTTGAAGCCTACTTTCGACAAGCCTCTACAACAGACTATTCTGGTGTCTATCAGGGACATTATATAGATTTTGAAGCAAAAGAAACACATCAAAAAGCTTCCATGCCGATGAAAAATTTTCATGCTCATCAAATCAAGCACATGGAACAAGTCGTCAAACAAGGAGGAATTTGCTTCGTTTTATTGCACTTTTCAGCCTTAAAATTGACATATCTACTTCCTGCTCCTTATTTAATTAACTTCTTCAAGATTGACAAGGGGAAAAAGTCCATGCCACTTGACTACATTCAAAAGCATGGATATTCTATCTCACAGAATGGTCTTCCTAGCATTCCCTATCTTGAAATCATTCAACAAAATTTACTAGGTGGTAAAATAAATGAATAAGCAATCTTTACTGACAGCTGCAAAATATGTAGCTATCGGTCTCATTACATTATTTCTGCTTGGAGTTGTAGCTGGTGGAGGAATTTTTCTCTATCAAGTTCACAAGGCACCTGCCTTGTCAGAAAAGAAACTAGTCGCCACAACTTCCAGTAAAATCTATGATAGTGAAAACAATCTTGTTGCTGACTTAGGTTCTGAAAAAAGGGTCAATGCGGCAACAAGTGATATTCCAACTGACTTAGTACGAGCTATCGTTGCAATTGAAGACCACCGTTTCTTCAATCATCGCGGCGTGGACTCTGTTCGTATTTTGGGTGCTTTCTTGAATAATCTGCGCAGAGGAAATCGACAAGGAGGGTCAACGTTGACGCAACAGTTGATTAAACTGACCTACTTCTCCACTTCAAGTGCCGACCAAACACTATCACGGAAAATTCAAGAAGCCTGGTTAGCTATTCAATTGGAGCGCAAAGCCACTAAGCAAGAAATTATTACATACTATGTAAATAAGGTCTATATGTCAAATGGTAACTACGGTATGCAAACAGCTGCTCAAAGTTATTACGGCAAAGATTTGAAAGACTTGAGCTTAGCTCAAACTGCTTTATTGGCGGGGATGCCTCAGGCACCAAACCAATACGACCCTTATACAAAACCAGAAGCAGCCAAAAATCGTCGCAATCTTGTATTGTCAGAAATGTATAAACTCAAATACATCTCTGCTGAGCAATATGAAAAAGCAGTCAATACACCCGTCACAGATGGTCTGCAAAGCTTAAAAAATTCAGCTTCTTATCCTGCTTACATGGATAACTACTTAAAGCAAGTTATTGAGCAAGTCCAAGAAGAAACGGGTTATAACTTGCTGACGACGGGAATGGAAGTGTATACAAACGTAAACAGAGCGGCTCAAGAACGCCTTTGGAACATTTATAATAGCAATGAATATGTTGCTTATCCAGATGATGAATTACAAGTAGCTTCTACCATTATAGATGCTACAACTGGTAAGGTGATTGCTCAACTAGGCGCCCGAAATCAAGCTTCAAATGTTTCTTTTGGTACTAACCAAGCGGTTGAAACCAATCGCGACTGGGGCTCAACCATGAAACCGATCACGGATTACGCTCCAGCCATTGAAAATGGCATTTACACTTCTACGGCTGCTTACATTAGTGATGCTCCTTATAATTATCCTGGAACAACTACTCCAGTCTACAACTGGGATATGCGCTATTTTGGAAACATCACCATTCAGTATGCACTTCAAGAGTCTCGGAACGTTCCAGCTGTCAAGACGTTAGAAGCCGTCGGACTCAGCAAGTCTAAGAAATTCCTAAGCGGACTGGGCATTAATTATCCAGATATGGTATATGCAAATGCCATTTCAAGTAACACGACAAAATCCGATCGAAAATATGGTGCCAGCAGTGAAAAAATGGCTGCTGCCTATGCTGCTTTTGCAAATGGTGGAACTTATTACAAACCACAATATGTCAGCCGTGTTGTCTTTAGCGATGGAACCTCAAAAGATTTCTCTAATCAAGGTACAACCGCAATGAAAGAAACAACAGCTTACATGATGACAAATATGCTGAAAACAGTTCTTACATCTGGTACTGGGACCAATGCAGCTATATCTGGTGTCTATCAAGCCGGTAAAACAGGAACTTCCAACTATTCCGATGATGAACTAGCGAAACTAACGAAGCCTTATGGTGGCTCTAGTGTTGTGACTCCTGATGAACTCTTTGTTGGTTATACGCAGAAATATTCAATGGCGGTATGGACAGGTTACACTAATCGTCTTACTCCCGTTCTGGACGATGGTGTGAAAGTCGCAACAGATGTTTACCGTGCGATGATGTCTTACTTGTCTGAAAGCGGGACAGAAGACTGGGAAATGCCTAGCGGCCTTTATCGTAGCGGAAATTATGTCTTTTTAGCCAATTCCACTAATAGATACCAAGGAAATTATTATAATTCTACTTCCAGTTCGAGTCTTGAAGAATCATCATCTTCTTCAAGTAGCCAAGAAAGTTCTACCCAAGAGTCATCAAGCAGCTCTGCTTCATCA
This Streptococcus anginosus DNA region includes the following protein-coding sequences:
- the pbp1a gene encoding penicillin-binding protein PBP1A, whose translation is MNKQSLLTAAKYVAIGLITLFLLGVVAGGGIFLYQVHKAPALSEKKLVATTSSKIYDSENNLVADLGSEKRVNAATSDIPTDLVRAIVAIEDHRFFNHRGVDSVRILGAFLNNLRRGNRQGGSTLTQQLIKLTYFSTSSADQTLSRKIQEAWLAIQLERKATKQEIITYYVNKVYMSNGNYGMQTAAQSYYGKDLKDLSLAQTALLAGMPQAPNQYDPYTKPEAAKNRRNLVLSEMYKLKYISAEQYEKAVNTPVTDGLQSLKNSASYPAYMDNYLKQVIEQVQEETGYNLLTTGMEVYTNVNRAAQERLWNIYNSNEYVAYPDDELQVASTIIDATTGKVIAQLGARNQASNVSFGTNQAVETNRDWGSTMKPITDYAPAIENGIYTSTAAYISDAPYNYPGTTTPVYNWDMRYFGNITIQYALQESRNVPAVKTLEAVGLSKSKKFLSGLGINYPDMVYANAISSNTTKSDRKYGASSEKMAAAYAAFANGGTYYKPQYVSRVVFSDGTSKDFSNQGTTAMKETTAYMMTNMLKTVLTSGTGTNAAISGVYQAGKTGTSNYSDDELAKLTKPYGGSSVVTPDELFVGYTQKYSMAVWTGYTNRLTPVLDDGVKVATDVYRAMMSYLSESGTEDWEMPSGLYRSGNYVFLANSTNRYQGNYYNSTSSSSLEESSSSSSSQESSTQESSSSSASSSTEPSASTSASSPNGGGNSETPPSRNR